A window of Littorina saxatilis isolate snail1 linkage group LG7, US_GU_Lsax_2.0, whole genome shotgun sequence contains these coding sequences:
- the LOC138971597 gene encoding thioredoxin-like protein 4A, producing MSYMLQHLHNGWQVDQAILAEEDRVVVIRFGHDWDPSCMVMDETMYKTAEKIKNFAVCYLVDITEVPDFNKMYELYDPCTVMFFYRNKHIMIDLGTGNNNKINWCMEDVQEFVDIVETVYRGARKGRGLVVSPKDYSTKYRY from the coding sequence ATGTCGTACATGCTACAGCATCTCCACAACGGCTGGCAGGTAGACCAGGCCATCCTGGCTGAAGAAGACCGCGTGGTGGTTATCCGCTTCGGCCACGACTGGGACCCGTCCTGCATGGTGATGGACGAAACCATGTACAAGACTGCCGAGAAGATCAAAAACTTTGCCGTGTGTTACCTAGTAGACATCACAGAGGTGCCCGATTTTAACAAGATGTACGAGTTGTATGACCCGTGTACCGTCATGTTCTTTTACCGCAACAAGCACATCATGATTGACTTGGGAACAGGTAACAACAACAAGATCAACTGGTGCATGGAGGACGTACAGGAGTTTGTAGACATTGTGGAAACAGTTTACCGCGGTGCCAGGAAAGGTCGTGGTTTGGTGGTGTCGCCCAAAGACTATTCCACCAAGTACCGCTACTGA